In Bacillus sp. NP247, one DNA window encodes the following:
- a CDS encoding ATP phosphoribosyltransferase regulatory subunit, translating to MTKWKRANPNGTRDYLFEECTLIEEVEQKLRRTFLERGYEEIRTPTIEFYDVFAFQNRPIDEEKMYKFFDEKGRIIVLRPDMTIPLARVIGTQRWDTPLKVTYSGNVFRANESLSGKYNEMVQSGIEIIGIDNVRAEIECVISVIQALQKLKVQSFTIEIGQVQLYKCIVKKLSIRDEEERLLRTYIESKNYAGLSNFIEEKKLNRCDETVRLLEKLPRLFGSLDVIEEAEKLASSNEMKMAIARVKEIYETIEQLGYGSYISIDLGMVQHLDYYTGVIFKGYIYEIGEEIVSGGRYDELTGNFGEMMPAVGLAVQVNQIVKALQEQQEPYKRKRIDIMIHYELNRLAEGERLRNLLQKDGKNAQLSLFSNLNDTFQFANKNKIMTVVEAKSESLVEYVWREKWIIQKEGEASCVTFKLR from the coding sequence ATGACAAAGTGGAAGCGTGCAAATCCGAATGGAACGAGGGATTACTTATTCGAAGAATGTACGTTAATTGAAGAAGTGGAACAAAAATTAAGACGGACCTTTTTAGAGAGAGGTTATGAAGAAATAAGGACACCTACAATTGAATTTTACGATGTTTTTGCATTTCAAAATAGGCCGATAGATGAAGAAAAGATGTATAAATTTTTTGATGAAAAAGGGCGGATTATCGTTTTACGCCCAGATATGACAATTCCTTTAGCAAGAGTAATTGGAACGCAGAGATGGGATACTCCTCTTAAGGTTACATATAGTGGAAATGTATTTCGGGCGAATGAGTCTCTTTCTGGAAAATATAATGAAATGGTACAAAGTGGTATTGAAATTATCGGGATTGATAATGTAAGAGCGGAAATTGAGTGTGTCATAAGCGTAATTCAAGCACTTCAAAAATTGAAGGTACAATCTTTTACAATTGAGATTGGGCAAGTGCAATTATATAAATGTATTGTAAAAAAACTTTCCATTCGTGATGAAGAAGAGAGGTTACTTAGAACATATATTGAGAGTAAAAATTATGCCGGTCTCTCAAATTTTATCGAAGAAAAAAAATTAAATCGGTGTGATGAAACAGTAAGGTTACTTGAGAAACTACCAAGGTTATTCGGGAGTTTAGATGTTATTGAGGAAGCAGAAAAACTCGCCTCAAGTAATGAAATGAAAATGGCCATTGCAAGAGTGAAAGAAATATATGAAACAATTGAACAGTTAGGATATGGCTCTTACATATCAATTGATTTAGGTATGGTTCAACATTTGGATTATTATACGGGTGTTATTTTCAAAGGGTATATATATGAAATTGGAGAAGAGATTGTTAGTGGCGGAAGATATGATGAGTTAACTGGAAATTTTGGAGAGATGATGCCAGCTGTTGGGCTCGCGGTGCAAGTAAATCAAATAGTTAAGGCACTTCAAGAGCAGCAAGAACCATATAAACGAAAGAGGATAGATATCATGATTCATTATGAGTTAAATAGATTAGCAGAAGGAGAAAGGTTACGAAATTTACTTCAAAAGGACGGGAAGAATGCCCAGTTATCTTTATTCTCTAATTTAAATGATACTTTTCAATTTGCAAATAAGAATAAAATAATGACAGTCGTTGAGGCGAAGAGTGAGTCACTAGTGGAATATGTATGGAGAGAGAAATGGATTATCCAGAAAGAAGGGGAGGCTTCATGCGTAACATTCAAATTGCGTTAA
- the hisG gene encoding ATP phosphoribosyltransferase → MRNIQIALTKGRLEKHVIPLFEKIGIDCSELKDKGRKLVFKSNNTNISFILVKAVDVATYVEHGVADIGVVGKDILMEFEKDIYEMLDLGVGVCKFCVASIPTYNPKSYRKKRIATKYPHITSTYFHDKGEDVEIIKIEGSVEIAPLLGLADAIVDIVETGKTLQENGLIVFEEMCSISARMIVNKAALKTKKDEIFGIINMMEQEILSGK, encoded by the coding sequence ATGCGTAACATTCAAATTGCGTTAACGAAAGGAAGATTAGAAAAGCATGTTATTCCACTGTTTGAAAAAATTGGAATTGATTGTTCAGAGCTCAAAGATAAAGGAAGAAAACTTGTGTTTAAAAGTAACAACACAAACATTTCATTTATTTTAGTGAAGGCGGTAGACGTTGCTACTTATGTAGAACATGGCGTAGCTGATATTGGAGTCGTTGGAAAAGATATATTAATGGAATTTGAGAAAGATATATATGAGATGTTGGATTTAGGAGTAGGCGTGTGTAAATTTTGTGTCGCTTCTATTCCTACGTATAATCCGAAGAGTTATCGGAAAAAACGAATTGCTACGAAATATCCGCATATTACTTCTACATATTTTCATGATAAAGGGGAGGATGTAGAAATTATTAAAATAGAAGGATCTGTAGAGATTGCTCCACTTCTAGGTTTGGCAGATGCAATTGTCGATATTGTTGAAACAGGAAAAACATTACAAGAAAACGGGTTAATTGTATTTGAGGAAATGTGCTCTATATCAGCTCGAATGATTGTGAATAAGGCTGCATTGAAAACTAAAAAAGACGAAATATTCGGTATTATAAATATGATGGAACAAGAAATTTTGTCAGGGAAATAG